The DNA segment ATCATGGCTGGCGGCACCGGCGGGCACGTGTTCCCGGCGCTGGCCTGCGCCCGTGAGTTCCAGAACCGTGGCTACAAGGTCCATTGGCTGGGTACCCCACGCGGCATTGAAAACGAACTGGTGCCGCAAGCCGGCCTGACGCTGCATCGTATCGATGCCAGTGGCCTGCGTGGCAAGGGCAAGCTGTCGCTGCTCAAGGCGCCGTTGATGTTGCTCAAGGCGCTGCTGCAGGCGCGCAAGGTGATGCGTCAGCTCAAGCCTGCCTTCGTGGTCGGCTTCGGCGGTTATGTCACAGGGCCCGGTGGTCTGGCCGCGAAAATGGCCGGTGTGCCATTGATCATTCACGAGCAGAACGCCGTGGCCGGTACTGCCAACCGCAGTCTGGCGTCCTTTGCCAGCCGGATCTGCGAAGCATTCCCGGACACTTTCGGGGCTTCGGACAAGCGTCGCACTACCGGCAACCCGGTACGGGTCGAGCTGTTCTTTGAAACCCCGCGCCAGCCGCTGGCTGGTCGCAAGGCACGCCTGCTGGTGCTGGGCGGCAGCCTCGGTGCTGAACCGTTGAACAAGCTGCTGCCCGAAGCGCTGGCCCTGCTGGCGCCAGAGCTGCGCCCCGAGGTCTTCCACCAGACCGGCAGGCAGCACGACCAGATCACCACCGAACGTTACCGCAACGCCGGTGTAGAGGCGCAGGTTGCGCCGTTCATCCAGGACATGGCGCAGGCTTATGCCTGGGCCGACCTGGTGGTGTGCCGCGCAGGCGCGTTGACCATCAGTGAGCTGGCCGCCGCCGGGCTGCCGTCGCTGCTGATTCCGTTGCCCCACGCGATCGACGACCACCAGTCCCGCAACGCTGATTATCTGGCCCGCGAAGGCGCTGCCTTCGTCATGCCGCAAGCGACAACTGGCGCCGCCGATATGGCCAGCCGCCTGAAAGAGGTTCTGATGCAACCCGAACAATTGAACAGCATGGCCCGCACCGCTCGCCGTCTGGCCAGGCCTGATGCCACCCGTACCGTTGTCGATACCTGTGTGGAGGTGGCCCGTGGTTGAGAATCAACGCGCCATGCCGCAACCGGAAATGCGCCGTATCCGCCGCATCCACTTCGTCGGTATCGGCGGTGTAGGCATGTGCGGCATTGCCGAAGTGCTGCTGAACCTCGGTTATGAAGTGTCCGGTTCCGACCTAAAGGGCTCGGCGGTGACCGAGCGCCTGAAGGCGTTCGGCGCGCAGATCTTCATTGGCCACCAGGCAGAAAACACGGTCGGCGCCGATGTGCTGGTCGTCTCAAGCGCCGTGAACACCTCCAACCCGGAGGTCGCCACCGCCCTGGAGCGGCGTATTCCTGTGGTGCCGCGTGCCGAGATGCTGGCTGAGCTGATGCGCTACCGGCACGGTATTGCCGTTGCAGGCACCCATGGCAAGACCACCACCACCAGCCTGCTGGCTTCGGTGTTTGCAGCAGGCGGCCTGGACCCGACATTTGTCATCGGTGGCCGTCTCAACGCCGCCGGCACCAACGCTCAACTGGGCACCAGCCGGTATCTGATTGCAGAGGCCGATGAGAGCGACGCCAGCTTCCTGCACTTGCAACCGCTGGTCGCTGTGGTCACCAATATCGATGCCGATCATATGGCGACCTATGAGGGTGACTTCAACAAGCTGAAGAAGACCTTCGTCGAGTTCCTGCACAACCTTCCGTTCTACGGTCTGGCAGTGATGTGTGTTGACGACCCTGTGGTGCGCGAGATTCTGCCGCAGGTCAAACGCCCGACCGTCACCTATGGCTTCAGCGAGACCGCTGACGTGCGTGCGATCAATGTCCGTCAGGAAGGTATGCGTACGTTCTTCACCGTGCTGCGCCGTGATCGTGAACCGCTGGATGTCTCGGTGAACATGCCGGGCAACCACAACGTGCTCAACTCGCTGGCAACCATCGCCATTGCCTCCGATGAAGGCATCAGTGACGAAGCGATCATCCAGGGCCTGTCGGGCTTTCAGGGAGTCGGCCGGCGCTTCCAGGTCTATGGCGAACTGCCGGTTGAAGGCGGTCATGTGATGCTGGTCGACGACTATGGTCACCACCCGCGTGAAGTCGCGGCGGTGATCAATGCTGTGCGTGGCGGCTGGCCGGAGCGGCGCCTGGTGATGGTCTATCAACCGCACCGTTTCAGCCGCACCCGTGACCTGTATGACGATTTCGTCCAGGTACTGGCCGAATCCAATGTGTTGTTGTTGATGGAAGTCTACCCGGCCGGTGAAGAGCCGATTCCGGGGGCCGACAGCCGCAACCTGTGCCACAGCATTCGCCAGCGCGGTCAACTCGACCCGATCTACATCGAGCGCGGTGCCGAACTCGCCCCGCTGGTCAAGCCGCTGCTGCGCGCCGGTGACATCCTGCTGTGCCAGGGCGCTGGTGATATCGGTGGGCTGGCCCCGCAACTGCTCAAGAGCCCGCTGTTCGCCGGGGCTGTGGTGGCGCCGACTGAAGGGAAGCTCAAATGACAGCCCTGAATGCATCCAACTTGCACTCCAGCCTGGCGCCGCAGAAGTTCGGCCGGGTGGCGGTGCTGTTCGGCGGCAAGAGCGCCGAGCGCGAGGTCTCGCTCAAGTCCGGGCGAGCCGTGCTCGGTGCCTTGCAGAGCGCTGGTGTGGATGCCTTCGGGATTGATGTCGGCGACGACCTGCTGCAGCGTCTGGGCAGCGAGAAGATCGATCGTGCGTTTATTGTGCTGCATGGTCGCGGCGGTGAAGACGGCAGCATGCAGGGCCTTCTGGAGTGCCTGGGCATCCCTTATACCGGCAGTGGCGTGCTGGCCTCGGCACTGGCGATGGACAAGCTGCGCACCAAGCAGATCTGGCAAAGCCTCGGCTTGCCGACACCCTTGCACCGCGTACTGGCCAGCGAAGATGACTGTATTTTTACAGCGACGGAACTGGGCCTGCCTTTGATCGTCAAACCGGCCCATGAGGGTTCCAGTATTGGTATGGCGAAAGTGAGCAGTGTCGAAGAGTTGGTCGCTGCCTGGAAAGTTGCCAGTACCTATGATTCACAAGTTATGGTCGAGCAATGGATCGAAGGTCCGGAGTTCACCGTTGCTTGTCTGCGTGGCCAGGTTCTGCCGCCAATTGGCCTGGGCACATCGCACAGTTTCTATGATTACGAAGCCAAGTATCTGGCTGACGATACTCAATACCGGATTCCGTCCGGGCTCAGTGAAGCTAAAGAGCATGAACTGCGCGACCTTACTGTGCGCGCTTGCGCGGCCGTGGGTGTCAGTGGCTGGGCCCGTACCGACGTGATGCAAGACGCCCAGGGCAAGTTCTGGCTGCTTGAAGTCAATACCGTCCCCGGCATGACTGACCACAGCCTGGTGCCGATGGCGGCAGCAGCGGCAGGCCTGGATTTCCAGCAACTGGTGTTGGCGATTCTTGCCGACAGCGTTCAGGAACGAGGTTAAGGGCATGCACGGCGCATCGGCACGTCATCAGCCCCCGGCCCCCGGTCGCAAACCGACGCCGCGTGGTGCCAGTC comes from the Pseudomonas sp. StFLB209 genome and includes:
- the murG gene encoding undecaprenyldiphospho-muramoylpentapeptide beta-N-acetylglucosaminyltransferase, translating into MDANVLIMAGGTGGHVFPALACAREFQNRGYKVHWLGTPRGIENELVPQAGLTLHRIDASGLRGKGKLSLLKAPLMLLKALLQARKVMRQLKPAFVVGFGGYVTGPGGLAAKMAGVPLIIHEQNAVAGTANRSLASFASRICEAFPDTFGASDKRRTTGNPVRVELFFETPRQPLAGRKARLLVLGGSLGAEPLNKLLPEALALLAPELRPEVFHQTGRQHDQITTERYRNAGVEAQVAPFIQDMAQAYAWADLVVCRAGALTISELAAAGLPSLLIPLPHAIDDHQSRNADYLAREGAAFVMPQATTGAADMASRLKEVLMQPEQLNSMARTARRLARPDATRTVVDTCVEVARG
- the murC gene encoding UDP-N-acetylmuramate--L-alanine ligase, with the translated sequence MPQPEMRRIRRIHFVGIGGVGMCGIAEVLLNLGYEVSGSDLKGSAVTERLKAFGAQIFIGHQAENTVGADVLVVSSAVNTSNPEVATALERRIPVVPRAEMLAELMRYRHGIAVAGTHGKTTTTSLLASVFAAGGLDPTFVIGGRLNAAGTNAQLGTSRYLIAEADESDASFLHLQPLVAVVTNIDADHMATYEGDFNKLKKTFVEFLHNLPFYGLAVMCVDDPVVREILPQVKRPTVTYGFSETADVRAINVRQEGMRTFFTVLRRDREPLDVSVNMPGNHNVLNSLATIAIASDEGISDEAIIQGLSGFQGVGRRFQVYGELPVEGGHVMLVDDYGHHPREVAAVINAVRGGWPERRLVMVYQPHRFSRTRDLYDDFVQVLAESNVLLLMEVYPAGEEPIPGADSRNLCHSIRQRGQLDPIYIERGAELAPLVKPLLRAGDILLCQGAGDIGGLAPQLLKSPLFAGAVVAPTEGKLK
- a CDS encoding D-alanine--D-alanine ligase, yielding MTALNASNLHSSLAPQKFGRVAVLFGGKSAEREVSLKSGRAVLGALQSAGVDAFGIDVGDDLLQRLGSEKIDRAFIVLHGRGGEDGSMQGLLECLGIPYTGSGVLASALAMDKLRTKQIWQSLGLPTPLHRVLASEDDCIFTATELGLPLIVKPAHEGSSIGMAKVSSVEELVAAWKVASTYDSQVMVEQWIEGPEFTVACLRGQVLPPIGLGTSHSFYDYEAKYLADDTQYRIPSGLSEAKEHELRDLTVRACAAVGVSGWARTDVMQDAQGKFWLLEVNTVPGMTDHSLVPMAAAAAGLDFQQLVLAILADSVQERG